A stretch of Acropora muricata isolate sample 2 chromosome 7, ASM3666990v1, whole genome shotgun sequence DNA encodes these proteins:
- the LOC136922101 gene encoding steroid 17-alpha-hydroxylase/17,20 lyase-like: MEYFCSECLTFGNIVLVFVFFLILNQLIELYEFRNMPPGPRLTSLPFVGNLLSFDSLAPGESFMDATVSLRKKYGSLYSLKLGSYKFVIAEDVASVKEVLVKKSADYAGRPPFHSFMIETIDGKDIALGNYGPAWKFHRKLFMTAVRQYLSDQKLVEETISKQVTMLLEYFEEQNGKDFNPGQILMETVANIICCISFGGHFNSSHPDFEELLRLNNESFTDAELNSDIFVLDIFSWAKYFPFKAYKRLNNLTTRVFEILRKELKKQQENYDPAAEVKSLIQMLIKERDAAEAEIEEDEKTALLSDDYIINTLEDMFSAGYETTSTTLRWVIAYLVNNPEYQTMIQEQLDEVVGKGRMPGLDDSLNLPLIKATVLEALRLGNVAEVGLPHYTLKDTSLGKYRVPKDTVVMVNLRCIHEDPSCWENPERFDIRRHIDSDGNLITNSGNFLPFSAGRRVCAGEALAKVELFLFVSCMLHKFTFLPAEDGSLPDVKGVSGFTRYPAPYKIRVEKRW; encoded by the exons ATGGAATACTTCTGTAGTGAATGCCTGACCTTTGGTAACATCGTGcttgtgtttgttttctttttaattcttAATCAACTGATCGAGCTTTATGAGTTTAGAAATATGCCACCAGGGCCTCGTTTGACAAGTTTGCCTTTCGTTGGAAATTTGTTGAGTTTTGATTCTCTTGCTCCCGGAGAGAGCTTCATGGATGCAACCGTAAG TTTGAGAAAGAAGTATGGTTCATTGTATTCATTGAAACTTGGAAGCTACAAATTTGTCATTGCTGAAGATGTTGCCTCCGTCAAGGAAGTGCTGGTCAAGAAATCTGCTGATTATGCAGGAAGGCCGCCATTTCATAGCTTTATGATTGAAACGATAG ATGGCAAAGATATTGCATTAGGGAACTACGGCCCTGCATGGAAATTCCATCGTAAGCTGTTCATGACAGCGGTGCGGCAATACCTCTCTGACCAGAAACTAGTGGAGGAGACCATCTCAAAGCAAGTTACCATGCTTCTGGAGTATTTTGAGGAACAAAATGGAAAAGATTTCAACCCTGGGCAGATTCTAATGGAAACTGTTGCAAACATCATTTGTTGTATCTCCTTTGGGGGACATTTTAATTCCTCTCATCCAGATTTCGAGGAACTCTTGCGCTTGAATAATGAATCCTTCACGGATGCTGAACTGAATTCAGACATTTTTGTCTTGGATATATTTTCATGGGCAAAGTATTTTCCATTTAAGGCGTATAAAAGATTAAATAATTTGACCACCCGTGTCTTTGAGATCCTTCGCAAGGAACTGAAGAAACAGCAGGAAAACTATGATCCAGCAGCAGAGGTGAAGAGTCTAATCCAAATGTTGATAAAGGAGAGGGACGCTGCAGAGGCTGAAATTGAAGAAGATGAAAAAACAGCTCTGCTATCTGATGATTACATTATCAACACTTTGGAAGACATGTTCAGTGCTGGTTACGAAACAACTAGCACTACCTTGCGGTGGGTTATTGCATACTTAGTAAATAACCCAGAATATCAGACCATGATACAGGAACAGTTGGATGAAGTTGTTGGAAAGGGAAGAATGCCGGGATTAGATGACAGCCTTAATCTACCATTGATCAAAGCCACAGTCCTAGAGGCACTGCGTCTTGGAAATGTTGCTGAAGTTGGGCTTCCTCATTACACTCTGAAGGACACTTCACTTGGAAAATATCGTGTTCCAAAGGATACTGTTGTCATGGTTAATTTGCGTTGTATCCATGAAGATCCAAGCTGTTGGGAGAATCCAGAAAGGTTCGACATACGCCGCCATATTGATTCTGATGGCAACCTCATTACCAACTCTGGCAACTTTCTGCCTTTTTCCGCTGGACGTCGAGTTTGTGCTGGTGAAGCCTTGGCAAAG GTTGagctgttcttgtttgtttcttgtaTGCTGCACAAGTTTACGTTTTTGCCAGCAGAAGATGGAAGTCTCCCAGATGTTAAAGGAGTCTCTGGTTTTACGCGTTATCCAGCTCCTTACAAGATCCGTGTTGAAAAGCGGTGGTAG